A region from the Ciona intestinalis unplaced genomic scaffold, KH HT001126.1, whole genome shotgun sequence genome encodes:
- the LOC100179562 gene encoding YLP motif-containing protein 1 isoform X1 codes for MKRVQQTRMSMPNMYNQQQYSGHSTINNRPPPPMRPPNYVRQFTQRGFLCNQFNHVRGPMNYTLPAPLPPNHPTQPPLPPNRSLGPFIPPAPYHMPHPPPPHFQPPPPPQEDKVPIHIEAKPPPPSTTEKWWLSELQSMKDTDPLKFQLQKLIQEDWFIGLSTIQQIECWQHKMELKSQKLNQDTNKLHSKNLEKLDKSSKTKTTEILPDIENKVQSIECLSQQDVEIPKWELTLGEDVCATRQQFKIHYEKLVKKAEVFNEQYKEWQKQFHDWKNRHKTHPNQAQFFQYESQWKHWEEEMLKQTNSNKANMERLQYNISAINKHIEDQEAKQKPNMCHERYEAKEEKTVLIPPPFKPPIMSPSNSCKQKNEPENPNWNNFSKASNTNIVRPFHTNSFKHEQSQNYSTVHSSKNKRLSNPGHQFSKVSTEIYHSRHPSPAPLHSRKRVQRFPFHNHTRTSHLQQDNKTLRGTSLPHSQNYIPSTNIQHTNTFPEHNQLSKGQNWAPDNPSRHRDLQTTSQASQQLATDALLSETNLQKLKFQLASIIPAQDDKTKSLPGTLINTETEKSDIKSAVFEKAKELSTEDLNNLLSAVHTVSQNSNSKYDEHHANPRNMGENLSISASSNSINIQSLGDNDTSYDQLLEKYLKMDPDLERELVLRTMRDNMLMEEAKAIDPTYLEDLNSSSLNYEQEIPDPTEMGRQSSGFYSPHFPRDILHQEDGYKKGQRSLAMDYENEDFPRYDKAQNIGFTRRNERNISPRFYNQNKSHDEFNERKRDNEYGENSNIHNFTGFNNRTPKTNEKNRSFNSWRRDIDTANCTFKQKTSAPKLCRPVSRTSAEDILCLPGRLSRPKKIAVILRGLPGSGKTYVAKVLRDKENEHNISSRVLSLDDYFITESEKSVKDPDTGKMVKQKIFEYEHEPEMEQTYRASLLKSFKKTLDDGFFTFVILDSINEKVEHFFEFYQAAEQHGFNVFVAELQSDVDVCFNRNVHKRTRKEIEALQSVWQETPPDLKQLDLSFFIKNSQITEVNMEDASDTEGDIMKTNLSPVDQQLVEVPKSKWENESATAKLDQLDGIKKSVAIKRSMEDFLSVTDDYNSRHSAPGKKRVRWADIDAEESQKRMREVGFVVGQTNWTKMMDKGQGQKALNQTKLF; via the exons ATGAAAAGAGTACAACAAACCAGAATGTCAATGCCAAATATGTATAATCAACAGCAATATTCTGGCCACAGTACGATAAACAACCGACCGCCGCCACCG ATGAGGCCACCAAATTATGTCAGACAGTTTACCCAGCGAGGCTTTTTGTGCAACCAGTTTAATCATGTACGAGGTCCAATGAATTACACACTACCTGCTCCATTACCACCAAACCACCCTACACAACCCCCTTTACCACCAAACCGTTCATTGGGACCGTTTATACCGCCAGCACCTTATCATATGCCACACCCACCTCCACCACATTTTCAACCCCCACCCCCACCACAAGAAGATAAAGTTCCAATCCACATTGAAGCTAAACCTCCTCCTCCAAGCACTACAGAAAAA tggTGGTTATCTGAGTTGCAATCTATGAAAGACACCGACCCACTAAAATTTCAACTACAAAAACTAATCCAAGAAGATTGGTTCATTGGTTTAAGCACAATTCAACAAATTGAGTGCTGGCAGCACAAAATGgaattaaaatcacaaaaattaaaccaag atacaaacaagttacacTCGAAGAATCTTGAAAAGTTGGATAAATCTTCAAAAACCAAAACTACAGAAATTTTACCAgatattgaaaataaagttcaatCTATTGAATGCTTATCACAGCAAGATGTGGAAATACCCAAg tGGGAGCTAACACTGGGAGAAGACGTTTGTGCAACAAGGCAACAATTCAAAATTCACTATGAAAAACTAGTGAAAAAGGCTGAG GTGTTTAATGAGCAGTACAAGGAATGGCAAAAGCAATTTCATGATTGGAAAAACCGACATAAGACACATCCAAATCAAGCACAATTTTTTCAATATGAAAGTCAG TGGAAACATTGGGAGGAAGAAATGCTGAAACAAACTAATTCTAATAAGGCCAACATGGAACGATTGCAATATAATATATCGGCTATTAACAAGCACATTGAGGACCAAGAAGCAAAACAAAAGCCTAATATGTGTCATGAAAGATATGAAGCAAAAGAGGAAAAAACTGTGCTGATTCCACCCCCCTTTAAGCCTCCTATAATGAGTCCAAGTAacagttgtaaacaaaagaaTGAACCTGAAAACCCTAATTGGAATAATTTCAGTAAAGCATCAAACACAAATATTGTTCGACCGTTTCATACCAACAGCTTTAAACATGAACAGTCTCAAAATTATAGCACGGTTCATAGTTCTAAAAATAAGAGATTATCCAATCCTGGTCATCAATTTTCGAAGGTAAGTACAGAAATATACCATTCAAGGCATCCAAGTCCAGCACCGTTACATTCAAGAAAACGAGTTCAAAGGTTTCCGTTTCACAATCATACAAGAACCTCCCATCTACAGCAGGATAATAAAACCTTAAGAGGAACATCATTACCACATTCACAAAACTACATTCCATCAACAAATATACAGCACACAAATACTTTTCCTGAACACAATCAATTAAGTAAAGGCCAAAACTGGGCGCCAGACAATCCTTCCAGACATAGAGATTTACAAACAACTTCCCAAGCTTCTCAACAATTAGCTACGGATGCTTTATTATCTGAAACAAATTTGCAGAAACTAAAGTTTCAGCTTGCTAGTATTATACCCGCACAAGATgataaaactaaaagtttaCCAG gtaCCTTAATTAATACAGAAACAGAGAAATCCGACATAAAATCTGCAGTGTTTGAAAAAGCGAAGGAACTGAGCACTGAAGATCTCAACAACCTTCTTTCTGCTGTTCATACTGTTTCACAAAACTCTAATTCAAAGTA TGATGAGCACCATGCTAACCCAAGAAACATGGGAGAAAACCTGAGTATTTCTGCTTCTTCGAATTCCATTAATATTCAATCATTAGGTGACAATGATACCAGTTATGATCAGCTGTTAGAAAAATAT TTAAAGATGGATCCTGACTTAGAAAGGGAACTTGTGTTACGAACTATGAGGGATAACATGTTGATGGAAGAAGCGAAAGCAATTGATCCAACTTAT cttgAAGATTTGAATTCCTCTAGTCTTAACTATGAGCAAGAAATTCCAG aTCCAACAGAGATGGGAAGACAAAGTAGTGGTTTTTATTCACCTCACTTTCCTCGGGATATTTTGCATCAAGAGGATGGATACAAGAAAGGACAAAG aaGTCTGGCAATGGATTATGAAAATGAAGATTTTCCCAGATATGACAAAGCACAGAATATTGGGTTTACAAGAAGGAATGAAAGAAATATTTCACCAag ATTTTACAATCAAAATAAATCTCACGATGAATTTAATGAAAGAAAGAGAGATAATGAATATGGAGAAAATTCAAACATACATAACTTCACTGGATTTAATAATCGCACGcctaaaacaaatgaaaa AAACAGGTCTTTTAATTCTTGGAGGCGAGATATTGACACCGCAAATTgcacttttaaacaaaaaacttcaGCTCCCAAATTATGTCGGCCTGTTTCAAGAACCAGTGCTGaagatattttatgtttacctGGCCGATTAAGCCGACCGAAAAAG ATAGCTGTCATTCTTCGTGGATTGCCCGGAAGTGGAAAAACTTATGTTGCTAAAGTCTTACGG GATAAAGAAAATGAGCACAATATATCATCAAGAGTTCTATCATtggatgattattttataactgaaAGTGAAAAATCTGTCAAGGATCCTGATACTGGGAAGATGGTTAAGCAGAAG ATATTTGAGTATGAACATGAACCAGAAATGGAACAAACATATCGAGCGAGTTTGTTAAAATCCTTCAAGAAAACTTTAGATGATGGTTTCTTCACATTTGTTATACTTGATTCCATCAACGAAAAAGTGGAGCATTTCTTTGAGTTTTATCAAGCTGCTGAACAACATGGGTTTAAT GTGTTTGTGGCAGAGTTGCAGTCAGATGttgatgtttgttttaatcGAAACGTACACAAGCGTACAAGGAAAGAGATCGAAGCGTTACAATCAGTGTGGCAAGAAACACCACCAGATTTGAAACAGTTAGACTTATCTTTCTTCATTAAAAACTCACAAATTACTGAG GTAAACATGGAAGATGCCTCTGACACTGAAGGAGATATAATGAAGACCAACCTTTCGCCGGTTGACCAACAATTAGTG GAAGTCCCTAAAAGCAAATGGGAAAATGAATCCGCCACAGCGAAACTTG ATCAGTTAGATGGAATTAAGAAAAGTGTTGCTATTAAAAGAAGTATGGAAGATTTTCTAAGTGTAACTGATGATTACAACTCCAGGCACTCTGCTCCAGGCAAAAAGAGG GTAAGATGGGCTGACATTGATGCTGAGGAATCTCAAAAACGAATGCGTGAAGTTGGTTTTGTGGTTGGGCAAACTAATTGGACAAAAATGATGGATAAAGGTCAAGGACAAAAAGCATTAAACCAAACTAAGTTATTCTGA
- the LOC100179562 gene encoding YLP motif-containing protein 1 isoform X3, which translates to MKRVQQTRMSMPNMYNQQQYSGHSTINNRPPPPMRPPNYVRQFTQRGFLCNQFNHVRGPMNYTLPAPLPPNHPTQPPLPPNRSLGPFIPPAPYHMPHPPPPHFQPPPPPQEDKVPIHIEAKPPPPSTTEKWWLSELQSMKDTDPLKFQLQKLIQEDWFIGLSTIQQIECWQHKMELKSQKLNQDTNKLHSKNLEKLDKSSKTKTTEILPDIENKVQSIECLSQQDVEIPKWELTLGEDVCATRQQFKIHYEKLVKKAEVFNEQYKEWQKQFHDWKNRHKTHPNQAQFFQYESQWKHWEEEMLKQTNSNKANMERLQYNISAINKHIEDQEAKQKPNMCHERYEAKEEKTVLIPPPFKPPIMSPSNSCKQKNEPENPNWNNFSKASNTNIVRPFHTNSFKHEQSQNYSTVHSSKNKRLSNPGHQFSKVSTEIYHSRHPSPAPLHSRKRVQRFPFHNHTRTSHLQQDNKTLRGTSLPHSQNYIPSTNIQHTNTFPEHNQLSKGQNWAPDNPSRHRDLQTTSQASQQLATDALLSETNLQKLKFQLASIIPAQDDKTKSLPGTLINTETEKSDIKSAVFEKAKELSTEDLNNLLSAVHTVSQNSNSKYDEHHANPRNMGENLSISASSNSINIQSLGDNDTSYDQLLEKYLKMDPDLERELVLRTMRDNMLMEEAKAIDPTYLEDLNSSSLNYEQEIPDPTEMGRQSSGFYSPHFPRDILHQEDGYKKGQRSLAMDYENEDFPRYDKAQNIGFTRRNERNISPRFYNQNKSHDEFNERKRDNEYGENSNIHNFTGFNNRTPKTNEKSFNSWRRDIDTANCTFKQKTSAPKLCRPVSRTSAEDILCLPGRLSRPKKIAVILRGLPGSGKTYVAKVLRDKENEHNISSRVLSLDDYFITESEKSVKDPDTGKMVKQKIFEYEHEPEMEQTYRASLLKSFKKTLDDGFFTFVILDSINEKVEHFFEFYQAAEQHGFNVFVAELQSDVDVCFNRNVHKRTRKEIEALQSVWQETPPDLKQLDLSFFIKNSQITEVNMEDASDTEGDIMKTNLSPVDQQLVEVPKSKWENESATAKLDQLDGIKKSVAIKRSMEDFLSVTDDYNSRHSAPGKKRVRWADIDAEESQKRMREVGFVVGQTNWTKMMDKGQGQKALNQTKLF; encoded by the exons ATGAAAAGAGTACAACAAACCAGAATGTCAATGCCAAATATGTATAATCAACAGCAATATTCTGGCCACAGTACGATAAACAACCGACCGCCGCCACCG ATGAGGCCACCAAATTATGTCAGACAGTTTACCCAGCGAGGCTTTTTGTGCAACCAGTTTAATCATGTACGAGGTCCAATGAATTACACACTACCTGCTCCATTACCACCAAACCACCCTACACAACCCCCTTTACCACCAAACCGTTCATTGGGACCGTTTATACCGCCAGCACCTTATCATATGCCACACCCACCTCCACCACATTTTCAACCCCCACCCCCACCACAAGAAGATAAAGTTCCAATCCACATTGAAGCTAAACCTCCTCCTCCAAGCACTACAGAAAAA tggTGGTTATCTGAGTTGCAATCTATGAAAGACACCGACCCACTAAAATTTCAACTACAAAAACTAATCCAAGAAGATTGGTTCATTGGTTTAAGCACAATTCAACAAATTGAGTGCTGGCAGCACAAAATGgaattaaaatcacaaaaattaaaccaag atacaaacaagttacacTCGAAGAATCTTGAAAAGTTGGATAAATCTTCAAAAACCAAAACTACAGAAATTTTACCAgatattgaaaataaagttcaatCTATTGAATGCTTATCACAGCAAGATGTGGAAATACCCAAg tGGGAGCTAACACTGGGAGAAGACGTTTGTGCAACAAGGCAACAATTCAAAATTCACTATGAAAAACTAGTGAAAAAGGCTGAG GTGTTTAATGAGCAGTACAAGGAATGGCAAAAGCAATTTCATGATTGGAAAAACCGACATAAGACACATCCAAATCAAGCACAATTTTTTCAATATGAAAGTCAG TGGAAACATTGGGAGGAAGAAATGCTGAAACAAACTAATTCTAATAAGGCCAACATGGAACGATTGCAATATAATATATCGGCTATTAACAAGCACATTGAGGACCAAGAAGCAAAACAAAAGCCTAATATGTGTCATGAAAGATATGAAGCAAAAGAGGAAAAAACTGTGCTGATTCCACCCCCCTTTAAGCCTCCTATAATGAGTCCAAGTAacagttgtaaacaaaagaaTGAACCTGAAAACCCTAATTGGAATAATTTCAGTAAAGCATCAAACACAAATATTGTTCGACCGTTTCATACCAACAGCTTTAAACATGAACAGTCTCAAAATTATAGCACGGTTCATAGTTCTAAAAATAAGAGATTATCCAATCCTGGTCATCAATTTTCGAAGGTAAGTACAGAAATATACCATTCAAGGCATCCAAGTCCAGCACCGTTACATTCAAGAAAACGAGTTCAAAGGTTTCCGTTTCACAATCATACAAGAACCTCCCATCTACAGCAGGATAATAAAACCTTAAGAGGAACATCATTACCACATTCACAAAACTACATTCCATCAACAAATATACAGCACACAAATACTTTTCCTGAACACAATCAATTAAGTAAAGGCCAAAACTGGGCGCCAGACAATCCTTCCAGACATAGAGATTTACAAACAACTTCCCAAGCTTCTCAACAATTAGCTACGGATGCTTTATTATCTGAAACAAATTTGCAGAAACTAAAGTTTCAGCTTGCTAGTATTATACCCGCACAAGATgataaaactaaaagtttaCCAG gtaCCTTAATTAATACAGAAACAGAGAAATCCGACATAAAATCTGCAGTGTTTGAAAAAGCGAAGGAACTGAGCACTGAAGATCTCAACAACCTTCTTTCTGCTGTTCATACTGTTTCACAAAACTCTAATTCAAAGTA TGATGAGCACCATGCTAACCCAAGAAACATGGGAGAAAACCTGAGTATTTCTGCTTCTTCGAATTCCATTAATATTCAATCATTAGGTGACAATGATACCAGTTATGATCAGCTGTTAGAAAAATAT TTAAAGATGGATCCTGACTTAGAAAGGGAACTTGTGTTACGAACTATGAGGGATAACATGTTGATGGAAGAAGCGAAAGCAATTGATCCAACTTAT cttgAAGATTTGAATTCCTCTAGTCTTAACTATGAGCAAGAAATTCCAG aTCCAACAGAGATGGGAAGACAAAGTAGTGGTTTTTATTCACCTCACTTTCCTCGGGATATTTTGCATCAAGAGGATGGATACAAGAAAGGACAAAG aaGTCTGGCAATGGATTATGAAAATGAAGATTTTCCCAGATATGACAAAGCACAGAATATTGGGTTTACAAGAAGGAATGAAAGAAATATTTCACCAag ATTTTACAATCAAAATAAATCTCACGATGAATTTAATGAAAGAAAGAGAGATAATGAATATGGAGAAAATTCAAACATACATAACTTCACTGGATTTAATAATCGCACGcctaaaacaaatgaaaa GTCTTTTAATTCTTGGAGGCGAGATATTGACACCGCAAATTgcacttttaaacaaaaaacttcaGCTCCCAAATTATGTCGGCCTGTTTCAAGAACCAGTGCTGaagatattttatgtttacctGGCCGATTAAGCCGACCGAAAAAG ATAGCTGTCATTCTTCGTGGATTGCCCGGAAGTGGAAAAACTTATGTTGCTAAAGTCTTACGG GATAAAGAAAATGAGCACAATATATCATCAAGAGTTCTATCATtggatgattattttataactgaaAGTGAAAAATCTGTCAAGGATCCTGATACTGGGAAGATGGTTAAGCAGAAG ATATTTGAGTATGAACATGAACCAGAAATGGAACAAACATATCGAGCGAGTTTGTTAAAATCCTTCAAGAAAACTTTAGATGATGGTTTCTTCACATTTGTTATACTTGATTCCATCAACGAAAAAGTGGAGCATTTCTTTGAGTTTTATCAAGCTGCTGAACAACATGGGTTTAAT GTGTTTGTGGCAGAGTTGCAGTCAGATGttgatgtttgttttaatcGAAACGTACACAAGCGTACAAGGAAAGAGATCGAAGCGTTACAATCAGTGTGGCAAGAAACACCACCAGATTTGAAACAGTTAGACTTATCTTTCTTCATTAAAAACTCACAAATTACTGAG GTAAACATGGAAGATGCCTCTGACACTGAAGGAGATATAATGAAGACCAACCTTTCGCCGGTTGACCAACAATTAGTG GAAGTCCCTAAAAGCAAATGGGAAAATGAATCCGCCACAGCGAAACTTG ATCAGTTAGATGGAATTAAGAAAAGTGTTGCTATTAAAAGAAGTATGGAAGATTTTCTAAGTGTAACTGATGATTACAACTCCAGGCACTCTGCTCCAGGCAAAAAGAGG GTAAGATGGGCTGACATTGATGCTGAGGAATCTCAAAAACGAATGCGTGAAGTTGGTTTTGTGGTTGGGCAAACTAATTGGACAAAAATGATGGATAAAGGTCAAGGACAAAAAGCATTAAACCAAACTAAGTTATTCTGA
- the LOC100179562 gene encoding YLP motif-containing protein 1 isoform X2, which translates to MKRVQQTRMSMPNMYNQQQYSGHSTINNRPPPPMRPPNYVRQFTQRGFLCNQFNHVRGPMNYTLPAPLPPNHPTQPPLPPNRSLGPFIPPAPYHMPHPPPPHFQPPPPPQEDKVPIHIEAKPPPPSTTEKWWLSELQSMKDTDPLKFQLQKLIQEDWFIGLSTIQQIECWQHKMELKSQKLNQDTNKLHSKNLEKLDKSSKTKTTEILPDIENKVQSIECLSQQDVEIPKWELTLGEDVCATRQQFKIHYEKLVKKAEVFNEQYKEWQKQFHDWKNRHKTHPNQAQFFQYESQWKHWEEEMLKQTNSNKANMERLQYNISAINKHIEDQEAKQKPNMCHERYEAKEEKTVLIPPPFKPPIMSPSNSCKQKNEPENPNWNNFSKASNTNIVRPFHTNSFKHEQSQNYSTVHSSKNKRLSNPGHQFSKVSTEIYHSRHPSPAPLHSRKRVQRFPFHNHTRTSHLQQDNKTLRGTSLPHSQNYIPSTNIQHTNTFPEHNQLSKGQNWAPDNPSRHRDLQTTSQASQQLATDALLSETNLQKLKFQLASIIPAQDDKTKSLPGTLINTETEKSDIKSAVFEKAKELSTEDLNNLLSAVHTVSQNSNSKYDEHHANPRNMGENLSISASSNSINIQSLGDNDTSYDQLLEKYLKMDPDLERELVLRTMRDNMLMEEAKAIDPTYLEDLNSSSLNYEQEIPDPTEMGRQSSGFYSPHFPRDILHQEDGYKKGQSLAMDYENEDFPRYDKAQNIGFTRRNERNISPRFYNQNKSHDEFNERKRDNEYGENSNIHNFTGFNNRTPKTNEKNRSFNSWRRDIDTANCTFKQKTSAPKLCRPVSRTSAEDILCLPGRLSRPKKIAVILRGLPGSGKTYVAKVLRDKENEHNISSRVLSLDDYFITESEKSVKDPDTGKMVKQKIFEYEHEPEMEQTYRASLLKSFKKTLDDGFFTFVILDSINEKVEHFFEFYQAAEQHGFNVFVAELQSDVDVCFNRNVHKRTRKEIEALQSVWQETPPDLKQLDLSFFIKNSQITEVNMEDASDTEGDIMKTNLSPVDQQLVEVPKSKWENESATAKLDQLDGIKKSVAIKRSMEDFLSVTDDYNSRHSAPGKKRVRWADIDAEESQKRMREVGFVVGQTNWTKMMDKGQGQKALNQTKLF; encoded by the exons ATGAAAAGAGTACAACAAACCAGAATGTCAATGCCAAATATGTATAATCAACAGCAATATTCTGGCCACAGTACGATAAACAACCGACCGCCGCCACCG ATGAGGCCACCAAATTATGTCAGACAGTTTACCCAGCGAGGCTTTTTGTGCAACCAGTTTAATCATGTACGAGGTCCAATGAATTACACACTACCTGCTCCATTACCACCAAACCACCCTACACAACCCCCTTTACCACCAAACCGTTCATTGGGACCGTTTATACCGCCAGCACCTTATCATATGCCACACCCACCTCCACCACATTTTCAACCCCCACCCCCACCACAAGAAGATAAAGTTCCAATCCACATTGAAGCTAAACCTCCTCCTCCAAGCACTACAGAAAAA tggTGGTTATCTGAGTTGCAATCTATGAAAGACACCGACCCACTAAAATTTCAACTACAAAAACTAATCCAAGAAGATTGGTTCATTGGTTTAAGCACAATTCAACAAATTGAGTGCTGGCAGCACAAAATGgaattaaaatcacaaaaattaaaccaag atacaaacaagttacacTCGAAGAATCTTGAAAAGTTGGATAAATCTTCAAAAACCAAAACTACAGAAATTTTACCAgatattgaaaataaagttcaatCTATTGAATGCTTATCACAGCAAGATGTGGAAATACCCAAg tGGGAGCTAACACTGGGAGAAGACGTTTGTGCAACAAGGCAACAATTCAAAATTCACTATGAAAAACTAGTGAAAAAGGCTGAG GTGTTTAATGAGCAGTACAAGGAATGGCAAAAGCAATTTCATGATTGGAAAAACCGACATAAGACACATCCAAATCAAGCACAATTTTTTCAATATGAAAGTCAG TGGAAACATTGGGAGGAAGAAATGCTGAAACAAACTAATTCTAATAAGGCCAACATGGAACGATTGCAATATAATATATCGGCTATTAACAAGCACATTGAGGACCAAGAAGCAAAACAAAAGCCTAATATGTGTCATGAAAGATATGAAGCAAAAGAGGAAAAAACTGTGCTGATTCCACCCCCCTTTAAGCCTCCTATAATGAGTCCAAGTAacagttgtaaacaaaagaaTGAACCTGAAAACCCTAATTGGAATAATTTCAGTAAAGCATCAAACACAAATATTGTTCGACCGTTTCATACCAACAGCTTTAAACATGAACAGTCTCAAAATTATAGCACGGTTCATAGTTCTAAAAATAAGAGATTATCCAATCCTGGTCATCAATTTTCGAAGGTAAGTACAGAAATATACCATTCAAGGCATCCAAGTCCAGCACCGTTACATTCAAGAAAACGAGTTCAAAGGTTTCCGTTTCACAATCATACAAGAACCTCCCATCTACAGCAGGATAATAAAACCTTAAGAGGAACATCATTACCACATTCACAAAACTACATTCCATCAACAAATATACAGCACACAAATACTTTTCCTGAACACAATCAATTAAGTAAAGGCCAAAACTGGGCGCCAGACAATCCTTCCAGACATAGAGATTTACAAACAACTTCCCAAGCTTCTCAACAATTAGCTACGGATGCTTTATTATCTGAAACAAATTTGCAGAAACTAAAGTTTCAGCTTGCTAGTATTATACCCGCACAAGATgataaaactaaaagtttaCCAG gtaCCTTAATTAATACAGAAACAGAGAAATCCGACATAAAATCTGCAGTGTTTGAAAAAGCGAAGGAACTGAGCACTGAAGATCTCAACAACCTTCTTTCTGCTGTTCATACTGTTTCACAAAACTCTAATTCAAAGTA TGATGAGCACCATGCTAACCCAAGAAACATGGGAGAAAACCTGAGTATTTCTGCTTCTTCGAATTCCATTAATATTCAATCATTAGGTGACAATGATACCAGTTATGATCAGCTGTTAGAAAAATAT TTAAAGATGGATCCTGACTTAGAAAGGGAACTTGTGTTACGAACTATGAGGGATAACATGTTGATGGAAGAAGCGAAAGCAATTGATCCAACTTAT cttgAAGATTTGAATTCCTCTAGTCTTAACTATGAGCAAGAAATTCCAG aTCCAACAGAGATGGGAAGACAAAGTAGTGGTTTTTATTCACCTCACTTTCCTCGGGATATTTTGCATCAAGAGGATGGATACAAGAAAGGACAAAG TCTGGCAATGGATTATGAAAATGAAGATTTTCCCAGATATGACAAAGCACAGAATATTGGGTTTACAAGAAGGAATGAAAGAAATATTTCACCAag ATTTTACAATCAAAATAAATCTCACGATGAATTTAATGAAAGAAAGAGAGATAATGAATATGGAGAAAATTCAAACATACATAACTTCACTGGATTTAATAATCGCACGcctaaaacaaatgaaaa AAACAGGTCTTTTAATTCTTGGAGGCGAGATATTGACACCGCAAATTgcacttttaaacaaaaaacttcaGCTCCCAAATTATGTCGGCCTGTTTCAAGAACCAGTGCTGaagatattttatgtttacctGGCCGATTAAGCCGACCGAAAAAG ATAGCTGTCATTCTTCGTGGATTGCCCGGAAGTGGAAAAACTTATGTTGCTAAAGTCTTACGG GATAAAGAAAATGAGCACAATATATCATCAAGAGTTCTATCATtggatgattattttataactgaaAGTGAAAAATCTGTCAAGGATCCTGATACTGGGAAGATGGTTAAGCAGAAG ATATTTGAGTATGAACATGAACCAGAAATGGAACAAACATATCGAGCGAGTTTGTTAAAATCCTTCAAGAAAACTTTAGATGATGGTTTCTTCACATTTGTTATACTTGATTCCATCAACGAAAAAGTGGAGCATTTCTTTGAGTTTTATCAAGCTGCTGAACAACATGGGTTTAAT GTGTTTGTGGCAGAGTTGCAGTCAGATGttgatgtttgttttaatcGAAACGTACACAAGCGTACAAGGAAAGAGATCGAAGCGTTACAATCAGTGTGGCAAGAAACACCACCAGATTTGAAACAGTTAGACTTATCTTTCTTCATTAAAAACTCACAAATTACTGAG GTAAACATGGAAGATGCCTCTGACACTGAAGGAGATATAATGAAGACCAACCTTTCGCCGGTTGACCAACAATTAGTG GAAGTCCCTAAAAGCAAATGGGAAAATGAATCCGCCACAGCGAAACTTG ATCAGTTAGATGGAATTAAGAAAAGTGTTGCTATTAAAAGAAGTATGGAAGATTTTCTAAGTGTAACTGATGATTACAACTCCAGGCACTCTGCTCCAGGCAAAAAGAGG GTAAGATGGGCTGACATTGATGCTGAGGAATCTCAAAAACGAATGCGTGAAGTTGGTTTTGTGGTTGGGCAAACTAATTGGACAAAAATGATGGATAAAGGTCAAGGACAAAAAGCATTAAACCAAACTAAGTTATTCTGA